One segment of Pyxidicoccus xibeiensis DNA contains the following:
- a CDS encoding pyridoxal phosphate-dependent aminotransferase has translation MKLARRVQAIKPSPTLALNSRAKALAAQGVDVVVLAAGEPDFDTPDYVKQAAVDAIRAGFTKYTATNGIPELREAICRKLERDNALRFTPDQVLVTSGGKQALYNLCQAVLDEGDEVIIFAPYWVSYPDMVRLAGATPVIVNTREEDGFAPDPDAIRRALTPRTRAVIINSPGNPTGAVYSRAALEGIAEVLRPHDCLIITDDIYEKLLYTNERLGISDVAPDLVPRLVVINALSKSHAMTGWRMGYAAGPRPLVAAMQLVQDQSTSNASSIGQKAALAALEGPADTVIQMAKEYHARRDLFVGGLNTLDGIRCRMPEGAFYAFADVRGLYGRTFKDKPVTGSMQLSEILLDEFRVAAVPGDPFGAEGYIRMSFATSRQVLQKGLVRLGELVQALR, from the coding sequence ATGAAACTCGCCCGCCGTGTCCAGGCCATCAAGCCGTCCCCGACGCTCGCTCTCAACTCGCGCGCCAAGGCGCTCGCCGCTCAAGGCGTGGACGTGGTGGTGCTGGCCGCGGGCGAGCCCGACTTCGACACCCCGGACTACGTGAAGCAGGCCGCGGTGGACGCCATCCGCGCGGGCTTCACCAAGTACACGGCCACCAACGGCATCCCCGAGCTGCGCGAGGCCATCTGCCGCAAGCTGGAGCGCGACAACGCGCTGCGCTTCACGCCGGACCAGGTGCTCGTCACGTCCGGTGGCAAGCAGGCCCTCTACAACCTCTGCCAGGCGGTGCTGGACGAGGGCGACGAGGTCATCATCTTCGCGCCCTACTGGGTCAGCTACCCGGACATGGTGCGGCTGGCGGGCGCCACCCCCGTCATCGTCAACACGCGCGAGGAGGACGGCTTCGCGCCGGACCCGGACGCCATCCGCCGCGCGCTCACCCCGCGCACGCGCGCCGTCATCATCAACAGCCCCGGCAACCCCACCGGCGCCGTCTACTCGCGCGCCGCGCTGGAGGGCATCGCCGAGGTGCTGCGGCCCCACGACTGCCTCATCATCACCGACGACATCTACGAGAAGCTGCTCTACACCAACGAGCGGCTGGGCATCAGCGACGTGGCGCCGGACCTGGTGCCCCGGCTGGTGGTCATCAACGCCCTGAGCAAGTCGCACGCGATGACGGGCTGGCGCATGGGCTACGCGGCGGGCCCCCGGCCACTGGTGGCCGCCATGCAGCTGGTGCAGGACCAGTCCACGTCCAACGCGTCGTCCATCGGCCAGAAGGCGGCGCTGGCCGCGCTCGAGGGGCCGGCGGACACCGTCATCCAGATGGCGAAGGAGTACCACGCGCGCCGGGACCTCTTCGTGGGCGGCCTCAACACGCTGGACGGCATCCGCTGCCGCATGCCGGAGGGCGCCTTCTACGCGTTCGCGGACGTGCGGGGCCTGTACGGCCGCACCTTCAAGGACAAGCCGGTGACGGGCTCCATGCAGCTGTCGGAGATCCTCCTGGACGAGTTCCGCGTCGCGGCGGTGCCGGGAGACCCGTTCGGCGCGGAGGGCTACATCCGCATGAGCTTCGCCACCTCGCGCCAGGTGCTGCAGAAGGGGCTGGTGCGCCTGGGAGAGCTGGTCCAGGCGCTGCGCTGA
- a CDS encoding fatty acid desaturase family protein, with protein MSSRAAPDFDLASVDVEGFHRELKALREQLDASLGEADLAHLRKIERWGRAATLLGAATCWVAPNPFSAAALSLGRSTRWLLMHHVGHRGYDRVPGVPASRTGKGFAKGARRYLDWLDWMMPEAWKFEHNVLHHSHTGEDADPDLLERNAEGTLRNQDRSLALRYVQLGLLALTWRASYYAPETLSSLRRKGRRQGGSLTREELKELLLQCYLPYAAVWFGLFPSAYLVIGPWAAFSALCNSVMADVLTSLHTFLVVGPNHTGEDLYRFDSAPESRGARYVQQVIGSANYRTGGDLNDFAHLWLNYQIEHHIWPDLPMLKYREVQPQVRALCEKYGIPYVQESVWTRARKMVDVVVGKTSMRKLATRPAAEEERLAAEPAVG; from the coding sequence ATGTCGTCCCGCGCCGCCCCCGACTTCGACCTCGCCTCCGTGGATGTGGAGGGCTTCCACCGCGAGCTGAAGGCGCTGCGCGAGCAGTTGGACGCATCACTCGGCGAGGCGGACCTGGCCCACCTGCGGAAGATCGAGCGCTGGGGCCGGGCGGCCACGCTGCTGGGCGCGGCGACGTGCTGGGTGGCACCCAACCCCTTCAGCGCCGCGGCGCTCAGCCTGGGCCGCTCCACGCGGTGGCTGCTCATGCACCACGTGGGGCACCGGGGGTATGACCGCGTGCCGGGCGTCCCCGCGTCCCGCACCGGCAAGGGCTTCGCCAAGGGCGCGCGCCGCTACCTCGACTGGCTCGACTGGATGATGCCGGAGGCGTGGAAGTTCGAGCACAACGTCCTCCACCACTCGCATACCGGTGAGGACGCGGACCCCGACCTCCTGGAGCGCAATGCGGAGGGCACGCTGCGCAACCAGGACCGGTCGCTCGCGCTGCGCTATGTGCAGCTCGGGCTGCTGGCGCTCACCTGGCGCGCCAGCTACTACGCGCCGGAGACGCTGAGCTCGCTGCGCCGCAAGGGCCGGCGCCAGGGCGGCTCCCTCACGCGCGAGGAGCTGAAGGAGCTGCTGCTCCAGTGCTACCTGCCGTACGCCGCCGTCTGGTTTGGACTGTTCCCCTCGGCGTACCTGGTCATCGGGCCGTGGGCCGCGTTCAGCGCGCTGTGCAACTCGGTGATGGCGGACGTGCTCACCAGCCTGCACACGTTCCTGGTGGTGGGACCCAACCACACGGGCGAGGACCTGTACCGCTTCGACTCCGCACCCGAGAGCCGTGGCGCGCGCTACGTGCAGCAGGTGATTGGCAGCGCCAACTACCGCACCGGTGGCGACCTGAACGACTTCGCCCACCTGTGGCTGAACTACCAGATCGAGCACCACATCTGGCCGGACCTGCCCATGCTCAAGTACCGCGAGGTGCAGCCCCAGGTGCGCGCCCTCTGCGAGAAGTACGGCATCCCCTACGTGCAGGAGAGCGTCTGGACGCGCGCGCGGAAGATGGTGGATGTGGTGGTAGGCAAGACCTCCATGCGCAAGCTCGCCACACGTCCGGCGGCGGAGGAGGAGCGCCTCGCGGCCGAGCCTGCCGTAGGCTGA
- a CDS encoding Imm53 family immunity protein: MDVLARLQDWYSQQCNGEWEHSFGAAS, translated from the coding sequence ATGGACGTGCTTGCACGCCTGCAGGACTGGTACTCACAGCAGTGCAATGGGGAGTGGGAGCACTCCTTCGGGGCGGCTTCCTGA
- the lspA gene encoding signal peptidase II: protein MHIPARKHRLTLLALVLSGTVGCDQVTKQLAVSGLRGEPGTSFLGGLFRLDYYENPGAFLSLFGGLSRPAQFWLLTAGVGVFLLGMLVYLVANRRLSLFHSGALALLVGGGLSNWIDRVVNDGRVVDFMILGIGRVRTGVFNVADVAIMLGVGLALLAAHRERTQDDSGGGAQA, encoded by the coding sequence ATGCACATTCCCGCCCGCAAGCACCGCCTGACGCTCCTGGCCCTTGTCCTCTCCGGAACGGTGGGGTGTGACCAGGTGACGAAGCAGTTGGCCGTCTCCGGACTCCGGGGCGAGCCCGGCACGTCCTTCCTCGGAGGACTCTTCCGGCTGGACTACTACGAGAACCCCGGGGCCTTCTTGAGCCTCTTCGGAGGGCTTTCGCGCCCGGCGCAGTTCTGGCTGCTGACAGCGGGGGTGGGCGTCTTCCTGCTCGGGATGCTCGTCTACCTGGTGGCGAACCGGCGGCTGAGCCTGTTCCACTCGGGCGCACTGGCGCTGCTCGTGGGCGGGGGCTTGAGCAACTGGATCGACCGCGTGGTGAACGATGGGCGCGTGGTGGACTTCATGATTCTCGGCATCGGCCGGGTGCGCACGGGCGTCTTCAACGTGGCCGACGTGGCCATCATGCTGGGAGTCGGCCTGGCGCTGCTTGCCGCGCACCGCGAGAGGACACAGGATGACAGCGGCGGTGGCGCGCAGGCGTGA
- a CDS encoding TonB C-terminal domain-containing protein yields MAQGPAASDSPRERLGGFYPLPPSLLPGGPRPVAPKSQSGRTLRPGDPGPPREVLIAEEQGRVSGRVGSFIEDKQADLRVANGQIDPYFSRLREALEKSLEDAPVFSGASLLDHATNSWASQAGRFGAKGNPGTGPVPRTPTVSEQLTKLQQQVKSQGMEKALEAMQMKVQTAEEMQKLAGGGGSKLVVTLELHQGPDGSLRDAKLVSLSGNPSYDAYVLNAVPPALAKLPPPPDQARGVRPDGIHTLWSVEGRVVYLRKLKDVEGEDAWYIAAAAAAGVLAGRFEETTGEIEIIDFRNPRFVCQPRLLRVY; encoded by the coding sequence ATGGCGCAGGGGCCTGCCGCATCCGACAGTCCTCGCGAGCGGCTGGGCGGCTTCTATCCCCTGCCCCCGTCGCTCCTCCCCGGAGGACCGCGGCCCGTGGCCCCGAAGTCCCAGAGTGGCCGCACGCTCCGCCCCGGAGACCCCGGTCCTCCCCGCGAGGTGCTCATCGCCGAGGAGCAGGGCCGCGTCTCCGGCCGGGTGGGTTCGTTCATCGAGGACAAGCAGGCCGACCTGCGCGTGGCCAACGGGCAGATCGACCCGTACTTCAGCCGCCTCCGCGAGGCCCTGGAGAAGTCGCTCGAGGACGCCCCGGTGTTCTCCGGCGCGAGCCTGCTGGACCATGCGACGAACTCCTGGGCCTCACAGGCCGGCCGGTTCGGTGCGAAGGGCAATCCCGGCACGGGGCCCGTGCCCAGGACCCCCACCGTGAGCGAGCAACTCACGAAGTTGCAGCAGCAGGTCAAGAGCCAGGGCATGGAGAAGGCGCTGGAAGCCATGCAGATGAAGGTCCAGACCGCCGAGGAGATGCAGAAGCTGGCGGGCGGCGGGGGCTCGAAGCTGGTCGTCACCCTGGAGCTGCACCAGGGGCCCGATGGCTCGCTGCGCGACGCGAAGCTCGTCTCCCTGAGCGGCAATCCGTCCTATGACGCCTACGTCCTCAACGCGGTGCCCCCGGCGCTGGCGAAGCTCCCGCCCCCGCCGGACCAGGCTCGGGGCGTGCGGCCCGATGGCATCCACACCCTCTGGTCCGTGGAGGGGCGCGTCGTCTACCTCCGCAAGCTCAAGGACGTGGAGGGCGAGGACGCTTGGTACATCGCCGCCGCGGCAGCCGCGGGGGTCCTCGCCGGCCGCTTCGAGGAGACGACGGGAGAAATCGAGATCATCGACTTCCGCAACCCGCGCTTCGTGTGCCAGCCGCGCCTGCTGCGCGTCTACTGA
- a CDS encoding carboxypeptidase regulatory-like domain-containing protein has translation MADTKRRYGIWVVVGLLLLGFLAWWALARKPDGTPAAVTATPASARPQAPSASPDAPRQAPPAAQALEPGPVLELPSARRTEAPASAPGAFSGRVVSAIDGQGVSGAELTFAGPTGAASVRTNEAGNFDFKPDREGLWQVASILADGFLPFGPDWGQSPIRLVARAGSGVEGLLLALTPEESWTVRVEDPDTRPLAGAQVRLLTGRAGETVLFPTQDQFVTGANGEVQLRAPERSSVEARHPGHAPARAELSARVPNRRIVLRLRPESTAATEVIAGRVVDDSGMAIAGARVWVEPPRATSLPGADGTDAPVAEALADADGRFVLERLPPGRYDVSARILERVGTTVPNVQAGRKDLVLTLARGARLSGRVRDDQGNPVASFRLELLLHRGPLERETGTPLTVVDPEGRFAVEGVAPGTYSLQVASHGWAPSLSSVQVAPGTKEVGSLEVTLASGVRLEGQVVKAGGGGPVAGARVQAEGGMYGAALATAYDAMTDVSGRFVMEGLAPGTLSLSVSATGHDTRIVDRVRVGPGAPPLPPIELTPVAEGEAERVELVGIGAVLGPRDDALVLGQLFPGGGAHEAGLKPGDAIVRIDGTPVVELGFPTAVQRIRGPEGSRLLAGIRRAGRTELEDVWVVRRKLKL, from the coding sequence ATGGCTGACACCAAGCGCCGATACGGAATCTGGGTTGTCGTGGGGCTGCTGCTGCTTGGGTTCCTTGCCTGGTGGGCCCTGGCGCGGAAACCGGACGGCACCCCCGCCGCTGTCACGGCGACTCCCGCCAGCGCTCGTCCTCAGGCGCCCTCCGCGTCACCTGATGCGCCGCGACAGGCCCCGCCAGCAGCGCAGGCCCTGGAGCCTGGTCCGGTGCTGGAGCTGCCGTCCGCCCGGCGCACGGAAGCCCCCGCGAGTGCCCCCGGTGCCTTCTCCGGCCGCGTGGTCTCGGCCATCGACGGGCAGGGCGTTTCGGGCGCGGAGCTGACCTTCGCGGGACCGACGGGCGCTGCCAGCGTCCGCACCAATGAGGCCGGGAACTTCGACTTCAAGCCGGACCGCGAGGGGCTCTGGCAGGTCGCCAGCATCCTCGCGGACGGCTTCCTTCCCTTCGGCCCCGACTGGGGCCAGAGCCCCATCCGCCTCGTGGCGCGCGCTGGCAGCGGCGTCGAAGGGCTGCTCCTGGCCCTCACCCCCGAGGAGTCCTGGACCGTGCGCGTCGAGGACCCGGACACACGTCCGCTCGCCGGTGCCCAGGTGCGGCTGCTCACCGGGCGCGCCGGAGAGACGGTGCTCTTCCCCACGCAGGACCAGTTCGTCACGGGCGCGAACGGAGAGGTCCAGCTCCGCGCTCCCGAGCGCTCCTCGGTGGAGGCTCGCCACCCGGGCCATGCGCCCGCGAGGGCCGAGCTGAGCGCGCGTGTCCCCAACCGTCGCATCGTGCTGCGCCTGAGGCCCGAGTCCACCGCCGCCACCGAGGTCATCGCGGGCCGTGTCGTGGACGACTCCGGCATGGCCATCGCGGGCGCCCGGGTCTGGGTCGAGCCGCCTCGCGCGACGAGCCTCCCGGGCGCCGATGGCACCGACGCGCCCGTGGCCGAGGCCCTGGCGGACGCGGACGGCCGCTTCGTCCTGGAGCGGCTCCCTCCGGGCCGCTACGACGTGTCCGCCCGCATCCTGGAGCGCGTGGGCACCACCGTCCCGAACGTGCAGGCCGGACGGAAGGACCTGGTCCTCACGCTCGCACGAGGCGCCCGCCTCAGCGGCCGGGTGCGCGACGACCAGGGCAACCCGGTCGCGTCCTTCCGGCTGGAGCTGCTGCTCCACCGTGGCCCCCTGGAGCGAGAAACCGGCACGCCCCTCACCGTGGTGGACCCGGAAGGCCGCTTCGCCGTGGAGGGCGTCGCTCCGGGCACCTATTCGCTGCAGGTGGCGTCACACGGCTGGGCGCCTTCGCTGTCGTCGGTGCAGGTGGCTCCGGGCACGAAGGAGGTCGGCTCGCTGGAGGTGACGCTGGCGTCCGGCGTCCGGCTGGAAGGGCAGGTGGTGAAGGCCGGCGGAGGAGGGCCCGTGGCAGGGGCGCGGGTGCAGGCGGAGGGCGGCATGTATGGCGCCGCGCTCGCCACGGCTTACGACGCAATGACCGACGTATCGGGGCGCTTCGTGATGGAGGGCCTGGCGCCGGGCACGCTGAGCCTGTCGGTGAGCGCGACGGGGCACGACACGCGCATCGTGGACAGGGTGCGCGTGGGCCCGGGAGCGCCGCCTCTGCCGCCCATCGAGTTGACCCCCGTGGCCGAAGGTGAGGCCGAGCGGGTGGAGCTGGTGGGCATCGGCGCGGTGCTGGGCCCCCGCGATGATGCGCTGGTGCTCGGGCAGCTCTTCCCCGGAGGCGGGGCCCACGAGGCAGGGCTCAAGCCCGGAGATGCCATCGTGCGCATCGACGGCACCCCCGTCGTGGAGCTGGGCTTTCCCACCGCCGTGCAGCGCATCCGGGGCCCGGAGGGCAGCCGCCTTCTGGCAGGCATCCGCCGCGCGGGCCGTACCGAGCTGGAGGATGTCTGGGTGGTGCGCAGGAAGCTCAAGCTCTAG
- the carB gene encoding carbamoyl-phosphate synthase large subunit — translation MPKRTDIRKVLVIGSGPIVIGQAVEFDYSGTQAIKALRDEGVEVVLLNSNPATVMTDPEFAHRTYIEPITVDAAERILAAERPDSLLPTMGGQTALNLAKALAEQGILEKYGVRLIGASLEAINKAEDRQLFKAAMQKIGVALPKSGYATTLAQAMALVEEIGFPSIIRPSFTLGGTGGGIAYNRDEFEAICRSGLKASPTSTILVEESVLGWKEYELEVVRDSADNVIIVCSIENLDPMGVHTGDSITVAPAQTLTDREYQRMRQASLAIIREIGVDTGGSNIQFGIHPKDGRMVVIEMNPRVSRSSALASKATGYPIAKVAAKLALGYTLDELRNDITRDTPASFEPTLDYVVVKIPRFNFEKFPHADRTLTTSMRSVGEVMAIGRTFPEAYMKALRSMELGRVGLESPDLPVEKEEREKVLREALRIPRPERPWFVAQAFREGMTVEAVHALSAIDPWFLRYIEMLVREAQSIEEYGRLDQLPDDVLRQAKSHGFSDKYLGKLLGYPEDEVRAHRHARKIRPVFKRVDTCAAEFEAYTPYLYSTYEEEDEAPPTDRQKVLILGSGPIRIGQGIEFDYACVHAAFALREAGYETVMVNCNPETVSTDYDTSDRLYFEPLTIEDVLEVSQREKPVGAIVQFGGQTPLRLSVPLEKAGLPILGTSPDAIDRAEDRERFSKLIEKLGLTQPENGVARSHAEAFKVAERIGYPVMVRPSYVLGGRAMETVYDAASLERYMREAVSASPEHPVLIDRFLKDAIEVDLDLVADRTGAVLIGGVLEHIQEAGVHSGDAAATLPPHSLPPDLVERMKDQAIALARELGVVGLMNVQFAIQGKTIYILEVNPRASRTVPFISKATGLAMAKIAALCMVGKTLKELGATQEPEFKHVAVKESVFPFARFAGVDVILGPEMKSTGEVMGLSHDYASAFAKSQLAAGVKLPKSGKVFISVKDEDKPAVVDLARRLRNMGYTLIVTAGTHSYLATKGIEAQVVQKVKEGRPNIVDKIVDGEIVLVINTTFGKQEIADSFSIRRESLMHSVPYYTTVQAARMAVGALEALKRTDLSVKPLQEYLGIAGGVTAKTAKK, via the coding sequence ATGCCTAAACGTACCGATATCCGCAAGGTTCTGGTGATTGGCTCGGGCCCGATTGTCATCGGGCAGGCCGTCGAGTTCGACTACTCCGGTACTCAAGCCATCAAGGCACTCCGGGATGAAGGCGTGGAGGTGGTGCTGCTCAACAGCAACCCCGCCACGGTGATGACGGACCCCGAGTTCGCCCATCGCACCTACATCGAGCCCATCACCGTGGATGCGGCGGAGCGAATCCTCGCCGCGGAACGGCCGGACTCGCTGCTGCCGACGATGGGAGGCCAGACGGCGCTCAACCTGGCCAAGGCGCTGGCGGAGCAGGGCATCCTGGAGAAGTACGGGGTGCGGCTGATTGGCGCTTCGCTGGAGGCCATCAACAAGGCCGAGGACCGGCAGCTCTTCAAGGCGGCCATGCAGAAGATCGGCGTGGCGCTGCCCAAGAGCGGCTACGCGACGACGCTGGCCCAGGCCATGGCGCTGGTGGAGGAGATTGGCTTCCCCTCCATCATCCGCCCCTCCTTCACGCTGGGCGGCACGGGCGGCGGCATCGCCTACAACCGCGACGAGTTCGAGGCCATCTGCCGCTCGGGCCTGAAGGCCAGCCCCACCTCCACCATCCTCGTGGAGGAGAGCGTCCTGGGCTGGAAGGAGTACGAGCTCGAGGTGGTCCGCGACTCGGCGGACAACGTCATCATCGTCTGCTCCATCGAGAACCTGGACCCCATGGGGGTGCACACGGGTGACTCCATCACCGTGGCGCCCGCGCAGACGCTGACGGACCGCGAGTACCAGCGGATGCGGCAGGCGTCGCTGGCCATCATCCGGGAGATTGGCGTCGACACGGGTGGCTCCAACATCCAGTTCGGCATCCACCCGAAGGACGGCCGTATGGTCGTCATCGAGATGAACCCGCGCGTGTCGCGCTCCAGCGCGCTGGCGTCCAAGGCGACGGGCTACCCCATCGCCAAGGTCGCCGCGAAGCTGGCGCTGGGCTACACGCTGGACGAGCTTCGCAACGACATCACCCGGGACACGCCGGCCTCCTTCGAGCCGACGCTGGACTACGTCGTCGTGAAGATTCCGCGCTTCAACTTCGAGAAGTTCCCGCACGCGGACCGGACGCTGACCACGAGCATGCGCTCGGTGGGCGAGGTGATGGCCATTGGCCGCACCTTCCCCGAGGCGTACATGAAGGCGCTGCGCTCCATGGAGCTGGGCCGCGTGGGGCTGGAGTCGCCCGACCTGCCGGTGGAGAAGGAGGAGCGCGAGAAGGTGCTGCGCGAGGCGCTGCGGATTCCGCGCCCGGAGCGGCCCTGGTTCGTGGCGCAGGCCTTCCGCGAGGGGATGACGGTGGAGGCGGTGCACGCGCTGTCCGCCATCGACCCGTGGTTCCTGCGCTACATCGAGATGCTGGTGCGCGAGGCGCAGTCCATCGAGGAGTACGGCCGGTTGGATCAGCTCCCGGACGACGTGCTCCGGCAGGCGAAGTCGCACGGCTTCTCCGACAAGTACCTGGGCAAGCTGCTGGGCTACCCGGAGGACGAGGTGCGGGCGCACCGGCACGCGCGGAAGATCCGCCCCGTCTTCAAGCGGGTGGACACCTGCGCCGCGGAGTTCGAGGCGTACACGCCCTACCTGTACTCCACCTACGAGGAGGAGGACGAGGCGCCGCCCACGGACCGGCAGAAGGTGCTCATCCTCGGCAGCGGCCCCATCCGCATCGGTCAGGGCATCGAGTTCGACTACGCGTGCGTGCACGCCGCCTTCGCGCTGCGCGAGGCCGGGTACGAGACGGTGATGGTCAACTGCAACCCGGAGACGGTGTCCACGGACTACGACACGTCCGACCGCCTCTACTTCGAGCCGCTGACGATTGAGGACGTGCTCGAGGTGTCGCAGCGCGAGAAGCCGGTGGGCGCGATTGTCCAGTTCGGCGGGCAGACGCCGCTGCGCCTGTCGGTGCCGCTGGAGAAGGCGGGCCTGCCGATTCTGGGCACGTCGCCGGACGCCATCGACCGGGCGGAGGACCGCGAGCGGTTCTCGAAGCTCATCGAGAAGCTGGGGCTGACGCAGCCGGAGAACGGGGTGGCGCGCAGCCACGCCGAGGCCTTCAAGGTTGCGGAGCGCATCGGCTACCCGGTGATGGTGCGTCCCTCGTACGTGCTGGGCGGGCGCGCGATGGAGACGGTGTACGACGCGGCCAGCCTGGAGCGGTACATGCGCGAGGCGGTGAGTGCGTCACCGGAGCACCCGGTGCTCATCGACCGCTTCCTGAAGGACGCCATCGAGGTGGACCTGGACCTGGTGGCGGACCGCACGGGCGCGGTGCTGATTGGCGGGGTGCTGGAGCACATCCAGGAGGCGGGCGTGCACTCGGGTGACGCGGCCGCGACGCTGCCGCCGCACTCGCTGCCGCCGGACCTGGTGGAGCGGATGAAGGACCAGGCCATCGCCCTGGCGCGCGAGCTGGGCGTGGTGGGGCTGATGAACGTGCAGTTCGCCATCCAGGGGAAGACCATCTACATCCTGGAGGTGAACCCGCGCGCGAGCCGCACGGTGCCGTTCATCTCGAAGGCCACGGGCCTGGCGATGGCGAAGATTGCCGCGCTGTGCATGGTGGGCAAGACGCTGAAGGAGCTGGGCGCGACGCAGGAGCCCGAGTTCAAGCACGTGGCGGTGAAGGAGAGCGTGTTCCCCTTCGCGCGCTTCGCCGGGGTGGACGTCATCCTCGGGCCGGAGATGAAGTCCACGGGCGAGGTGATGGGCCTGTCGCACGACTACGCGTCGGCGTTCGCCAAGAGCCAGCTGGCGGCGGGGGTGAAGCTGCCCAAGAGCGGCAAGGTGTTCATCTCCGTCAAGGACGAGGACAAGCCGGCGGTGGTGGACCTGGCGCGGCGGCTGCGGAACATGGGCTACACGCTCATCGTCACCGCTGGAACGCACTCGTACCTGGCGACGAAGGGCATCGAGGCGCAGGTGGTGCAGAAGGTGAAGGAGGGCCGGCCGAACATCGTCGACAAGATTGTCGACGGGGAGATCGTGCTGGTCATCAACACCACCTTCGGCAAGCAGGAGATTGCGGACAGCTTCTCCATCCGCCGCGAGTCGCTGATGCACTCGGTGCCGTACTACACGACGGTGCAGGCGGCGCGGATGGCGGTGGGTGCGCTGGAGGCGCTCAAGCGCACGGACCTGTCCGTGAAGCCGCTCCAGGAGTACCTGGGCATCGCCGGGGGCGTGACGGCGAAGACGGCCAAGAAGTAG
- a CDS encoding NADH:flavin oxidoreductase has translation MTDLFAPLTFRNNLSVRNRIWLAPLTNMQSHTDGTLSDDELRFLAARADGGFGLVETCAAHVAQDGKAWQGELGVHDDAMLPGLTRLAARIHQGGALVSSQLFHGGLRADPAVSGLERWSASEHSEEDVRCRAGTEDDIQRAIDAFANAARRCAQAGFDSVELHGAHGYLLSQFLSTVYNQRTDRWGGSLENRSRLIRETLRAVRRAAPSLVLAVRLSPEDFGQAKGLDLDETVQVAKWLAEDGMEILHLSLWRAALNTKKRPDAHATPLFRAALPAHVKIVVAGNIWTREDAEAQLTLGADAVALGRPAIANHNWPERARRGDAVQRPPLAPETLRGEALSDTFVQYMRQWKNFVAA, from the coding sequence ATGACGGACCTGTTCGCTCCCCTCACCTTCCGGAACAACCTCAGCGTGCGCAACCGCATCTGGCTCGCGCCGCTGACCAACATGCAGAGCCACACGGACGGCACGCTGTCCGACGATGAGCTCCGCTTCCTCGCCGCCCGCGCGGACGGCGGCTTCGGCCTCGTCGAGACCTGTGCCGCCCACGTCGCCCAGGATGGCAAGGCGTGGCAGGGCGAGCTCGGCGTCCACGATGACGCCATGCTCCCCGGACTCACCCGCCTCGCCGCCCGCATCCACCAGGGCGGCGCCCTCGTCTCCTCCCAGCTCTTCCACGGCGGCCTGCGCGCCGACCCCGCCGTCAGCGGCCTGGAGCGCTGGAGCGCCAGCGAGCACTCCGAGGAAGACGTCCGCTGCCGCGCCGGCACCGAGGACGACATCCAGCGCGCCATCGACGCCTTCGCCAACGCCGCCCGCCGCTGCGCCCAGGCCGGCTTCGACTCCGTCGAGCTCCACGGCGCCCACGGCTACCTGCTCTCCCAGTTCCTCAGCACCGTCTACAACCAGCGCACCGACCGCTGGGGCGGCTCGCTCGAGAACCGCTCGCGCCTCATCCGCGAGACCCTGCGCGCCGTCCGCCGCGCCGCCCCCTCCCTCGTCCTCGCCGTCCGCCTCTCCCCCGAGGACTTCGGCCAGGCCAAGGGACTCGACCTCGATGAGACCGTCCAGGTCGCGAAGTGGCTCGCCGAGGACGGCATGGAGATCCTCCACCTGTCCCTCTGGCGCGCCGCCCTCAACACCAAGAAGCGCCCCGACGCCCATGCAACCCCGCTGTTTCGCGCCGCCCTCCCCGCCCACGTGAAGATCGTCGTCGCGGGAAACATCTGGACGCGCGAGGACGCCGAGGCCCAGCTCACCCTCGGCGCCGATGCCGTCGCCCTCGGCCGCCCCGCCATCGCCAACCACAACTGGCCCGAGCGCGCCCGGCGCGGTGACGCCGTCCAGCGCCCCCCGCTCGCACCGGAGACCCTGCGCGGCGAGGCGCTGTCGGACACGTTCGTCCAGTACATGCGCCAGTGGAAGAACTTCGTCGCCGCCTGA